One segment of Cetobacterium sp. NK01 DNA contains the following:
- a CDS encoding argininosuccinate synthase, giving the protein MKEKVILAYSGGLDTSVIIPWLKENYDYEVIAVAVNVGQTEDFKAIEEKAYLTGASKFYLVDKVHEFVEEYIFPTLKAGAIYENKYLLGTSMARPVIGKALVEVAHIEGTKYIAHGATGKGNDQVRFELAIKALDPSLKIIAPWRIWDIKSREEEIEYLEKNGITLPFHKKSPYSRDENLFHVSHEGFDLECPSKEPNYENVLQWVKTLEAANEKSEYISIEFIKGVPVAINGEKMSGVEIIKQLNKIGGNHGIGVLDMVENRLVGMKSRGVYETPGGTILFFAHEELERLCLDKDTYQEKIKLSHDFSKLVYNGQWFTTLRKAITAFVDITQEFVTGEVKLKLYKGNIILAGTTSPFTLYSEEYSTFEKDSVYNQKDAEGFINLFGLPIKIEALLRKNF; this is encoded by the coding sequence ATGAAGGAAAAGGTTATTTTAGCATATTCAGGAGGATTAGATACATCAGTTATAATTCCATGGTTGAAGGAGAATTATGACTATGAAGTTATTGCAGTGGCAGTAAACGTAGGACAAACAGAGGATTTTAAAGCAATTGAAGAAAAAGCATATTTAACAGGTGCAAGTAAATTTTATTTGGTAGATAAAGTTCATGAATTTGTAGAAGAATATATATTTCCAACATTAAAAGCAGGTGCTATTTATGAAAATAAATATTTGCTAGGAACATCAATGGCAAGACCAGTTATTGGAAAAGCTTTAGTTGAGGTGGCCCATATAGAAGGGACGAAATATATAGCTCATGGAGCAACGGGTAAGGGAAATGATCAAGTAAGATTTGAATTAGCTATAAAAGCTTTGGATCCATCTTTGAAAATAATAGCTCCTTGGAGAATTTGGGATATTAAATCAAGAGAGGAAGAGATTGAATATCTAGAGAAAAATGGAATTACACTTCCGTTTCATAAAAAATCTCCTTATAGTAGAGATGAGAATTTATTTCATGTAAGTCATGAGGGGTTTGACTTAGAATGTCCTTCAAAAGAGCCTAACTATGAGAATGTTTTACAATGGGTTAAGACTCTAGAAGCAGCAAATGAAAAATCTGAGTACATAAGCATTGAATTTATAAAGGGAGTTCCTGTTGCAATAAATGGAGAAAAAATGAGTGGAGTAGAAATTATAAAACAATTAAATAAAATTGGTGGAAATCATGGAATTGGTGTTTTAGATATGGTTGAAAATAGATTGGTTGGAATGAAATCAAGAGGAGTTTATGAAACTCCAGGAGGAACGATTTTATTTTTTGCTCATGAAGAGTTAGAAAGATTGTGCTTAGATAAAGATACGTATCAAGAAAAAATAAAACTATCACATGATTTTTCAAAATTAGTCTATAATGGGCAATGGTTTACAACTTTAAGAAAAGCTATAACAGCTTTTGTAGACATAACTCAAGAGTTCGTGACGGGGGAAGTAAAGCTAAAATTATATAAAGGAAATATTATTTTAGCAGGAACGACATCTCCATTTACACTATATTCAGAGGAATATTCAACTTTTGAAAAAGATAGTGTTTATAATCAAAAAGATGCAGAAGGATTTATAAATCTTTTTGGATTACCGATTAAAATAGAAGCACTTTTAAGAAAAAACTTTTGA
- a CDS encoding pyridoxal phosphate-dependent aminotransferase — protein MLKVNPNLDKIEISVIRKIAEACREYEGGEKPLINLTIGEPDLPQPKIIIDETIGYMKDAKLGYPQLGGMVELREEIGRYYKERYSLNIEPDEIIITVGSTEGLSTAIKTIIMPGDEVLTPLPVYPGYEPLITLAGAKLIKMDTSSDNFELTVDVLKKYVTPQTKAIILNYPSNPSGITISRKNRDEILKFVKENHLYIISDEVYSEIIFEGEHNSFLQDGYRENVILINGFSKSHSLTGWRIGYIIASKKMREYLVKVHQYAVTSASIISQKGALIALKECKDISSQVEIYKKRAESVYKKLKEKQISVIKPKGAIYIFVSLDGITKLNSLDFAKSLLEEERVAVVPGIAFGMDNYIRISLVKDEEILNEAIDRFINFVNKKDRE, from the coding sequence ATGCTAAAAGTAAATCCAAATTTAGATAAAATTGAGATATCTGTTATAAGAAAGATAGCAGAAGCTTGTAGGGAATATGAAGGGGGTGAAAAGCCACTGATTAATCTAACAATAGGAGAACCAGATTTACCACAACCTAAAATAATAATAGATGAAACTATTGGGTACATGAAAGATGCTAAATTAGGTTATCCACAGTTAGGTGGTATGGTTGAGTTAAGAGAAGAGATTGGAAGATATTATAAAGAAAGATATAGTTTAAATATAGAGCCAGATGAAATAATTATAACTGTTGGTAGTACAGAAGGATTATCAACAGCAATAAAGACTATAATTATGCCAGGAGATGAGGTTTTAACTCCTTTACCTGTTTATCCAGGGTATGAGCCATTAATAACATTAGCTGGAGCTAAGTTAATAAAAATGGATACATCAAGTGACAATTTTGAATTGACTGTTGATGTTTTAAAAAAATATGTGACTCCTCAGACGAAAGCTATCATTTTAAATTATCCATCAAATCCATCAGGTATAACTATATCTAGAAAAAATAGAGATGAGATATTAAAATTTGTTAAAGAGAATCATTTGTATATAATAAGCGATGAGGTTTATAGTGAAATTATATTTGAGGGTGAACATAATAGCTTTTTACAAGATGGATATAGAGAAAATGTTATTTTAATTAATGGTTTTTCAAAATCACATTCTTTAACTGGTTGGAGAATAGGATATATAATAGCAAGTAAAAAAATGAGAGAGTATTTGGTAAAGGTACATCAATATGCAGTAACATCAGCGAGTATAATTTCTCAAAAAGGAGCACTAATAGCTTTAAAAGAGTGTAAAGATATATCTTCACAAGTTGAAATTTATAAGAAAAGAGCTGAAAGTGTATATAAAAAGTTAAAAGAAAAACAAATATCTGTTATAAAACCAAAAGGAGCAATCTATATTTTTGTATCCTTAGATGGAATTACAAAATTAAACTCTTTAGATTTTGCTAAGAGTCTTTTAGAAGAGGAAAGAGTTGCAGTTGTTCCTGGAATAGCCTTTGGAATGGATAATTATATAAGAATTTCTTTAGTAAAAGATGAAGAAATTTTAAATGAAGCAATAGATAGATTTATTAATTTTGTAAATAAAAAAGATAGAGAATAA
- a CDS encoding basic amino acid ABC transporter substrate-binding protein, protein MKKILGILLFILMGAIVLSKEVLYVGTNAEFAPFEYMENGEIIGFDIDLINKIGEKIGKEIKIKNIAFDGLLPALQTNKIDLIIAGMTVTKEREKFVNFSNDYFVANQVIIVPENEGTIINMDSLKNKKVGVVLGYTGDLIVSKIQGVNKVQYNSAPSSIMALKGGNIDAMILDSAPAQSYVAKNKGLKIIEIDSEVEKYAIAAEKNNENLIKKVNKALEEIKAEGIYDELIIKHFN, encoded by the coding sequence ATGAAAAAAATATTAGGAATTTTATTATTTATTTTAATGGGAGCAATTGTATTATCAAAAGAAGTATTATATGTTGGAACAAATGCTGAGTTTGCACCTTTTGAGTATATGGAAAATGGGGAGATTATAGGATTTGATATTGATTTAATAAATAAAATTGGTGAAAAAATTGGAAAAGAGATAAAAATAAAGAATATAGCTTTTGATGGATTATTGCCAGCACTTCAAACAAATAAAATAGATTTAATAATTGCAGGAATGACAGTAACAAAAGAAAGAGAGAAGTTTGTAAATTTTTCAAATGATTACTTTGTAGCTAATCAAGTTATTATAGTTCCAGAAAATGAAGGTACTATAATCAATATGGATTCATTAAAAAATAAAAAAGTAGGAGTGGTACTTGGATACACAGGGGACTTAATAGTATCTAAAATTCAAGGAGTTAACAAAGTTCAGTACAATTCAGCACCATCTTCTATTATGGCTTTAAAAGGTGGAAATATTGATGCAATGATATTAGATTCAGCTCCAGCTCAAAGTTATGTGGCAAAAAATAAAGGTTTAAAAATAATAGAAATAGATAGTGAAGTTGAAAAATATGCAATAGCAGCAGAAAAAAATAATGAAAATCTTATTAAAAAAGTAAATAAAGCTTTGGAAGAGATAAAAGCAGAGGGTATTTATGATGAATTAATAATAAAACATTTTAATTAG
- a CDS encoding aspartate kinase — protein MRVVKKFGGSSVATIEKIKDIAKDISKNYKYGDEIVIVVSAMGKTTDELIKLAKEISETPDVRELDSLLSTGEQKSISLLSMALKEIGCKAISLTGAQAGIRTGGTHTKNKIESIKIDRIEKHLKDGKIVIVAGFQGVNEDGDITTLGRGGSDTSAVALAAALKCDCEIYTDVTGIYGVDPRVYKNAKKLEKISYEEMMEMANLGAGVMETRAVEIGKKYGVKIYVGQTLGVETGTYICDNSEIIEKKAVTGISINKNVIMVNLENFLAIPKNVAIIFNNLAKHSVNVDMISQNEVENVKGSIGFTCPLTDEHFLNRSLEEIAKEIPDIEVTKRTGVVKISLVGIGMISNFGVAAKVFEVLAEIDSSFYQCTTSEISISLIIKESDTIKVVEKLAEVFSI, from the coding sequence ATGAGAGTAGTAAAAAAATTTGGGGGAAGCTCAGTTGCAACAATAGAAAAAATAAAAGATATAGCTAAAGATATATCTAAAAACTATAAATATGGTGATGAAATTGTAATTGTAGTTTCAGCTATGGGAAAAACAACAGATGAGTTGATAAAATTAGCTAAAGAGATTTCAGAAACTCCAGATGTAAGAGAACTTGATTCATTATTATCAACAGGAGAGCAAAAATCAATCTCTCTTTTAAGTATGGCATTAAAAGAAATTGGATGTAAGGCTATCTCTTTAACTGGTGCTCAAGCAGGGATAAGAACAGGTGGAACACATACTAAAAATAAAATCGAAAGCATAAAAATTGATAGAATAGAAAAGCATTTAAAAGATGGAAAAATTGTAATTGTTGCTGGATTTCAAGGGGTAAATGAAGATGGCGATATAACAACATTAGGAAGAGGTGGATCTGATACGAGTGCTGTTGCCTTAGCTGCAGCATTAAAGTGCGATTGCGAGATATATACAGATGTTACAGGAATATATGGTGTAGACCCTAGAGTTTATAAAAATGCTAAAAAACTTGAAAAAATTTCATACGAGGAGATGATGGAGATGGCAAATTTAGGTGCAGGAGTAATGGAGACTAGAGCAGTTGAAATAGGGAAAAAATATGGTGTTAAGATTTACGTTGGACAAACTTTAGGAGTTGAAACAGGAACATATATATGTGATAATAGTGAAATAATTGAAAAAAAAGCTGTAACAGGAATATCTATAAATAAAAATGTTATAATGGTAAATTTAGAAAACTTTTTAGCAATTCCTAAAAATGTAGCAATCATTTTTAATAATTTAGCTAAGCATAGTGTTAATGTTGATATGATATCACAAAATGAAGTTGAAAACGTTAAGGGAAGTATAGGATTTACTTGTCCTTTGACAGATGAGCACTTTTTAAATAGATCATTAGAGGAGATTGCTAAGGAGATTCCAGATATAGAGGTTACAAAAAGAACAGGAGTTGTAAAAATATCTTTAGTAGGAATAGGAATGATAAGTAATTTTGGCGTAGCAGCAAAAGTTTTTGAAGTATTAGCAGAGATTGATTCATCATTTTATCAATGTACTACATCAGAAATTTCAATCTCGTTAATTATAAAAGAATCTGATACAATAAAAGTAGTAGAAAAATTAGCAGAAGTATTTTCAATATAA
- a CDS encoding aspartate-semialdehyde dehydrogenase: MYNIAIVGASGLVGGTFLKVLEERDLPIKNLYLFASARSAGKEVIFKGKTLVIEELTENSFDREIDIALFSAGGDISKKFAPIASEKGVIVVDNSSAWRMDENVPLVVPEVNPEDIFKNNGIIANPNCSTIQSVVPLKIIDELYGIKRVVYSTYQAVSGSGIKGIEDLQRGLKGEEPKTYPHPIVNNCLPHIDSFLENGYTKEEEKMINETRKILNKKNLPITATCVRVPVLNGHSISINVELEREANLEELKAKFRETKGIVLEDDVKNNRYPLATQANGTDEVYVGRLRKDFSIEKGLNLWVVADNIRKGAATNAVQIAEILMKK; this comes from the coding sequence ATGTATAATATAGCAATAGTAGGAGCAAGCGGATTGGTAGGTGGAACTTTTTTAAAAGTTCTAGAGGAGAGAGATTTGCCAATAAAAAATTTATATCTTTTTGCTTCGGCTCGTTCAGCTGGAAAAGAGGTTATTTTTAAAGGGAAAACTTTAGTGATAGAGGAGCTTACAGAAAATAGTTTTGATAGAGAGATAGATATAGCACTATTTTCAGCAGGAGGAGATATTAGTAAGAAATTTGCTCCAATTGCAAGTGAAAAAGGTGTAATAGTAGTTGATAATAGTAGTGCTTGGAGAATGGACGAAAATGTTCCACTAGTAGTACCAGAAGTAAATCCAGAGGATATATTTAAAAATAATGGTATAATAGCTAACCCAAATTGTTCAACGATTCAATCAGTTGTTCCATTAAAAATAATAGATGAGCTATATGGTATAAAAAGAGTTGTGTATTCAACATACCAAGCTGTATCGGGAAGTGGAATAAAAGGAATAGAGGATTTACAAAGAGGATTAAAAGGAGAAGAACCAAAAACATATCCTCATCCAATAGTTAATAATTGTTTACCACATATAGATTCTTTTTTAGAGAATGGATATACTAAAGAGGAAGAAAAAATGATAAATGAAACTCGTAAAATTTTAAATAAAAAAAATCTTCCAATAACTGCAACATGTGTTAGAGTACCAGTTTTAAATGGACATTCTATATCAATAAATGTTGAGTTAGAAAGAGAAGCGAACTTAGAAGAACTAAAAGCAAAATTTAGAGAAACAAAAGGCATTGTGCTTGAAGATGATGTGAAAAATAATAGATACCCATTAGCTACTCAAGCTAATGGAACGGATGAAGTTTATGTGGGGCGTTTAAGAAAAGATTTTAGCATAGAAAAAGGATTAAATTTATGGGTTGTAGCTGATAATATTAGAAAAGGAGCAGCAACAAATGCAGTGCAAATTGCAGAAATTTTAATGAAAAAATAA
- a CDS encoding PTS transporter subunit EIIC: MFKNLQKIGKSFMLPIAILPAAGLLLGIGGALSNANTVNAYPFLNIPILQGILQVMSASGEVIFANLALIMCIGLAIGLAKKDKGTAGLAGAVAFLVMNASIKGLITAFKPEVGSIDTGVVGAIVIGSLVAYLHNKYSNIKLPAVLGFFGGSRFVPIVSSFAAIGIGIIFFLTWPTFQGWLTSAGKSIASLGIFGTFLYGFLLRLSGAVGLHHMIYPLFWYTELGGTAQVAGKTIVGAQNIFFAQLADPNHTGLFTEGTRFFAGRFATMMFGLPAACLAMYHCTPLNKRKLVGGLFLGAAITSFITGITEPIEFMFLFVAPWLYGVHAFFDGLSFLVADLLNISIGNTFSGGLIDFTLFGVLQGNEATNWMYVLIIGAIWFALYYFSFVFLIKRFNIATPGREGDDEEIKIVTKDSLFETSKEVLAALGGKENIDDVDACITRLRVSVKDVSKVDKAKLKSLGATGVLEVQGGIQAIFGAMADPIKQKINEIIENNN; encoded by the coding sequence ATGTTTAAAAATTTACAAAAAATTGGTAAATCATTCATGCTTCCAATAGCTATTTTACCAGCTGCTGGATTGCTTTTAGGAATTGGAGGAGCTCTTTCAAACGCAAACACTGTCAATGCTTATCCTTTCTTAAATATACCAATTCTACAAGGTATTTTACAAGTTATGTCTGCTTCTGGAGAAGTTATTTTTGCTAATCTAGCTCTTATTATGTGTATTGGACTTGCTATTGGATTAGCTAAAAAAGATAAAGGAACAGCTGGTTTAGCTGGTGCTGTAGCTTTTTTAGTTATGAATGCTTCTATTAAAGGATTAATTACAGCATTTAAACCTGAAGTAGGGTCTATCGACACAGGTGTTGTTGGAGCTATTGTTATAGGTTCTTTAGTAGCTTACCTACATAATAAATATAGCAATATTAAACTGCCTGCTGTTCTTGGTTTCTTTGGTGGATCAAGATTTGTTCCTATTGTTTCTTCTTTTGCAGCAATTGGAATCGGTATAATATTTTTCTTAACATGGCCAACATTCCAAGGATGGCTAACATCTGCTGGAAAGTCGATTGCTAGTTTAGGAATTTTTGGAACTTTCCTTTATGGTTTTCTTTTAAGACTAAGTGGAGCTGTTGGACTACATCACATGATTTATCCTTTATTCTGGTATACTGAGCTTGGTGGAACTGCTCAAGTTGCTGGAAAAACTATTGTTGGAGCTCAGAATATTTTCTTTGCTCAATTAGCTGATCCTAATCATACTGGTCTATTTACTGAGGGAACTAGATTTTTTGCTGGACGTTTTGCTACTATGATGTTTGGTCTTCCAGCTGCTTGTTTAGCTATGTACCATTGTACACCTCTAAATAAAAGAAAACTTGTTGGTGGATTATTTTTAGGAGCTGCAATTACATCTTTTATCACAGGAATTACAGAACCTATCGAATTTATGTTTTTATTTGTTGCTCCTTGGTTATATGGAGTTCATGCATTCTTTGATGGTTTATCTTTTCTTGTAGCTGATTTATTAAATATATCTATTGGAAATACATTCTCTGGAGGTTTAATAGACTTTACTCTTTTTGGTGTTCTACAAGGAAATGAAGCGACTAATTGGATGTATGTTTTAATAATTGGAGCGATTTGGTTTGCTCTGTATTATTTTTCTTTTGTATTCTTAATTAAGCGTTTCAACATTGCAACTCCTGGTAGAGAGGGAGATGATGAAGAGATTAAAATAGTAACTAAAGATTCTCTTTTTGAAACATCTAAAGAAGTTTTAGCTGCTCTTGGTGGAAAAGAAAATATTGATGATGTTGATGCTTGTATAACAAGACTTAGAGTATCTGTTAAAGATGTATCTAAAGTTGACAAAGCTAAATTAAAAAGTCTTGGTGCAACTGGAGTTTTAGAAGTACAAGGTGGGATTCAAGCTATTTTTGGAGCTATGGCTGATCCTATTAAACAAAAAATAAATGAGATTATAGAAAATAACAACTAG
- a CDS encoding N-acetylmannosamine-6-phosphate 2-epimerase, whose protein sequence is MKRGLIVSCQALENEPLHSSFIMGRMAVAAQIGGAVGIRANGVEDILEIKKVVDLPIIGIIKKDYENMVSYITPTEKELEALIATDIDVIALDATINADLNLLKSLKVKYPNQKFMADISTTEEGVRAEKLGFDYIGTTLVGYTEQSKGLNNFDVLKELISKCKTPIIAEGNFDTPEKSKLAMELGSYAVVVGGAITRPQLITKKFADEVNKVKF, encoded by the coding sequence ATGAAAAGAGGTCTTATTGTATCATGTCAAGCACTAGAAAACGAACCTTTACACAGTTCATTTATAATGGGCAGAATGGCTGTTGCTGCTCAAATAGGAGGAGCTGTTGGAATTAGAGCAAATGGAGTAGAAGATATTCTTGAAATAAAAAAAGTAGTTGATTTACCAATCATTGGTATCATAAAAAAAGATTATGAGAATATGGTTTCTTATATTACTCCCACTGAAAAAGAGTTAGAAGCACTTATTGCTACTGATATTGATGTCATTGCTCTTGATGCTACTATAAATGCTGATTTAAATCTTTTAAAGTCTTTAAAAGTTAAATATCCTAACCAAAAATTTATGGCTGATATATCTACTACTGAAGAGGGAGTTCGTGCAGAAAAATTAGGTTTTGATTATATTGGAACAACTTTAGTTGGATACACTGAACAGTCTAAAGGCTTAAATAACTTTGATGTTCTTAAAGAGTTAATATCAAAATGTAAAACTCCTATAATTGCTGAAGGAAATTTTGACACTCCAGAGAAATCAAAATTAGCAATGGAATTAGGATCTTATGCTGTTGTTGTTGGTGGTGCTATCACTAGACCTCAACTTATTACTAAAAAATTTGCTGATGAAGTAAATAAAGTTAAATTTTAA